The following is a genomic window from Kineosporiaceae bacterium.
CGCACCCCGAGCAGGCTCACCGGCAGCGTGCGGGCGGTGATCTGCGCCGCGAGCTCGTCGTGCAGCGGTCCATCGCCGACGACGACCCAGCGCACCGGCAGCTCGCGCAGCCACGCGGCGGCCTCCAGCAGGACGCCGAGGCCCTTCTGCGGCGCCAGCCGGCCGACGGTCAGGGCTAATCGTTCGTCCGGACCCACCCCGAGCTCGAGCCGCAGCCGGGCGGCGACCTCGGCGCGTTCTGCCGACGGCACCGGGTGCAGCGGGCTCGGCACCAGCGCCCGGTCGACCCGGCGGGCCCCCAGCCCCCGCAGCCGGGCCACCAGATCGCCCGAGACGGCGAGGACGACGGCCGCCCGCCGGGCCACCAGGCGTTCGAGCAGCCTGTAGATCAGCCCGGCGAACCCGGCGGCCGGCGGTGCGTTGTGCACCGTGACCACCACGGGGACGCCGCGCGCAGCCAGCACGGCCAGCGCCCCCGCCCGGATGCCGTGGGCGTGGATCACCGCGGCGCCGCGGGTCAACGCGGTGAGTCGCCGGATGCCGTCCAGATCTCGAACCGGGTCGGGCCGCTCCCCCACGGCGAGTTCTCGAGTCTCCAAACCCGTTGCGGCATAGCCGAAGGCGTCCAAGGTCTCGCTCGGGCCGATCACCACCACCGAACGGCCTGCACCCGACAGCCCCGTAGCCAGGGCCAGCACGTGACGCCCGATGCCGCCGGCCGAGATCCCCAGCAGCTGCACGATCGAACCGGCCGGCACGACGGCGTCGTCGCCCAGGGCGGCGGCGTTCCGACTGCCCGGGCCGGCCGGCGGCACCCCCAGCAGATCGGTGGCCACCAGCAGCGCGGCCACGGCATACAGGAGGCCGGCGACCGAGGTCGCCACCACGGCAGCCAGGACGGCGCCGAGGGGTCCGCCGTCCCACACCCCGACCAGCCACCGGGCCAGAGCCCAGCCCAGCCCGCCGGCGAGGGTTGCGGCCGGAACCAGGACCAGACCGGCGCGGGCGAGGCCGGCGGTGGCCGCGACCGAGGCCCGACGCCGCAGCACGCCGAGCAGCACTGCGGCCCCCACGGCCGTGCCCAGGCTCTGGCCACCGGTGAGGGCGATGACCGCGCCGTCGGGTGAGGTGATCAGCAGACCGGCCGCCGCCAGGACGACGGCCGCGAGCCACCCGGTGGAGGTGCCGACGGCGGCCGCCCGGGGCGCCCCCACCGCGTACAGGGTGCGCCCGATGAACATGACCAGCGCCAGCGCCACCAACCCGGGCGCACCGACGAGCACCGCCTCACTCATCGAGGTGACCCGGCCCTTGTCGAGGCGGGTGAACAGCGCGGCCATGGCCGGGGCGCTCGCGGCCAGCAGCGCTGCGGCGCCCGCCCCGGCGATGAGCACCAGCCGGATCGAGCGCGCCGACAGGTCCGTGAACGCCGCGCCCGGTGAGGCGGCCCTCCCCTGCTCGGAACGCCGCTCGATACTCCCCTGCCCGGTACTTCCCTCGGCGGCACGGGCCAGCCGCGGGAACAAGGCCGTGATCAGCGGCGCCACCAGCACCGCGTACGGCAACACCGTCACGGCCTGCGCGAAGCCGAAGGTGACCACGGTCCCGGAGTTGCCACCGTGATTGGCCAACACCACGGCGGCGAGCTGAAACCCCTGCTGTGCCAGCACGGCCAGCACCCCGGCACCGGCCAGCGCTGCGGTGCGCCGCGCCGTCCCCGAGGGAAAGGTCCACGTCGGACGCAACCGGAACCCGCTGCGATACACCGGGATCAGCAACGGAAGCGTCATCGCGGCCACCCCGGCCGTGGTGCCCCAGGTGAGCACCGCGAAGGCACCGTCCGACAACGCCGCATCGGTTCGGGACGCCGGGGCGTCGCCGACCATGACGTCGTAGACGACGTAGGCCGCGATCACCACCACGCTCGACAGCACCGGGGCGAAGGCCGGCCAGGCGAAGCGGCCGCGGGCCTGCAACACCCCGGCCAGCACGGCACCGACGCCGTAGAGCAGTACCTGGGGGGCGAACACCACGAGCATCGCGGCGGTCTGTTCACGTTGCCCTTCACAGAGCCCGCCCGAGACCAGTACCTCGGCCATCGGCCGGGCGAGCAGGGCCAAGACCGCCGTCAACGGAACCAGCAGGGTCACCGTCCAGGTCAGCACCGCACCGGCCAGCCGCTCGGCCTGAGCGGGTCGGTCGGGCAACAACGGCGCCAGCAACGGGATCACCGTCGCCGACAACGCACCGCCGGCAGCCACCTCGAACAGCACGGTCGGCACCAGGTTCGCGGTGTTGTACGTACCACCGACACAGGCCGCCCCGACCGTGGACGAGAACACCAGGGTCCGCGCGAAGCCGGTCAGCCGCGACAACACGGTGAGCACCGAGATCAGCGCCGCCGAGGCCGCCAGACCGACGAACAGCCGGCGTGTGGTCATCGAGAACTCACCGCGGACGACGTCCCCACGCGTCCAGCTCACGCAACCCCGGCGTGGACTCGATCACCTTCGTGAAGCTGACCTTCTCACTGGCCAGGGTCAGCCCGACCAACCCACCGAGCACCAGGGTCCGAGTGGGTCGCGAGGCACCGGCCACCACCGCGGTGCCGATCAGGGCACCGAGAGCGTTGGCCCCACAATCACCGAGCATGGCCCGCTCACCCAGGTCCTCGGGCAGCAGGGCCACCGCGGTGCCGGTCAACGCCGCCGACACCGCCCCGGCCGGCCCTGTCACGGCGACAGCCCCGAGACCTTGCAGCAGAACGACTTTGAGCGCCCGACCAGGGCGCAGGTCGAGCAGGTTGATCAGGTTGGCCGCACCCGCGATGGTGGCGGCGGCAGTGGCCACGTCGAGCGTGCGAGCCAGCGGGCCTCCCGCGGACGGGCGTTCGCGTACCGCCAACCCGCCCGCGATCAGTCCCGCAGCACCGATGCCGGCAATCTTGAGCGCCCCGGTGGTGATCTCCCCTCGACGCAGTGCCCCGAGGTGGCCACGCAGTCCCTTGGAGCTGCCCCGCTCACCCAGGTCGTCGAGCAGACCGAAGGCGCCGGCGCCCAGACCGGCGACCACCCCGGCGAGCCGCAGCCGAGCCGGCACACCGGGCGCCACGACGAGCGCCGCCACCGTGGCGACCGTGGCGGCCGGACCCTCCAACAGCGTGATCGGCTCACCCCGATGATTGGTCCGCTGCCACCGCTGCTGACCCCCCGGGGGTGCGGCCCGCAGCCGAGTCCAGGCCACCCGGGCCACGGCAGCCGCGCCGGTGGCGACGGCCAGGCGTCCCGCCCAGGCGGCGGGGCGCTCGCTCACGAGGCGACCTGCTCTGCCACGCTCACCGCGGGCATCACCGCGGCAGCGCCACGACCGAAGCCGTAGGCGTTGCCGTCGCCTCGCCCCTGCTCGGACAGGGCATGGATGGTGGTGACGTCACCCATCGGGCTGCCGGCGGTGTCGACGGTCGACACCTGTCGGGTGTCCTGCTTCTGGGCCCGCAGCACTGCCAGCGCTCCACCGTCCAGGGCCGAGGACGCCGGGCCGAACAGCACGACCCCACCACCGGCCCGATCCAGCGTGAGCGAGAGATCCACCCAATCACGCACCGGGTCGGCGCCGCTGGGGCTCGGACTGGGCGCCACAGGGTCGGTGGCCACCGGCGGGGCGAGCACCACCGCCAGATCGGCGCGTCCGGTCACCTTCTCGCGGACGGCGACCAATCCCTGCTGCGAGAACGCGTTCAGGACCTGGCCGCCCACCGGGTCCGGGTCGCCGGTCTCCAGCGGGTTGGCCGTCACGAGGCAGCGCGCCAGCAGGTCCTGCAAATCCGCCCGGATGTCGGTGCCACCGCGGCTGGGCGTGGCGTTCTTGGCGCCGGCGCTCGGCCGCGGCGTCCCCGAACCCGACGATCGTGTGGCCTGCTGCGCAGGAGCGGTGAGCACCTTGGACCATTCGCGCACCACGGTGGCACGGGCCTGGCTGCGATCGGGTGCCGACCAGGTCGTCTTGATCTCCACGCGGCCGGTGACCTCGGCCCCGGCCGCCTTGAGGGCGGTGGTCAGGGGGTCGACCAGCTCGTTCTGAGCTCCCGGCAACGACACCAGGACGACGTGACGACCCGACAGCCGCCCGGTCACCAGCAGCGGCGTCACCTGCGTGGCGAAGGCGTCACGGTTCTTCACCCCTGCCTCGGCGATGTCCTTGTCCGAACGCAGCTGCCTCTTCTCCTCGGCCAGCTGGTCGACCCGAGCACTCAGCTGATCGGCGATCTGGCCCCGCAACGGGCCGGCACCGAGCACGATCCCGACCGCGAGGGCGATGAACACCGAGACCAGCGAGACCACGTGGTACCTGAAATCGATCATGCCATCCGCTCACTCGTGTGCTCAGCCCAGGCCTCCGGCGGAGCGTCGGTGACCAGCGAGCGCACGAAGGCCCACAGATCGTCCAACCACTCCCCGATCAGTTGGTAGAACAGTTGCCCGCCCGGCGTGGCATACAGCGCCACCCCCACGGCCAGCAGACCGGCCAGCAGCAGGACGCCGAGCTGGCCGTTGCTGATCCGTTGCCGGTACAGCCGCGACACCCCCTTGGCATCGACCAGCTTGCCGCCGACGCGCAGCCGCGTCAGCCAGGTGCTGGCCATGCCCGCACGGCCCTTGTCCAGGAACTCCACCAGGGTGTTGTGCGTGCCGACCGCGACGATCACCGAGGCACCGCGATCGTCGGCGAGCAGCATCGCGACGTCCTCGCTGGTGCCCGTGGCCGAGAACACGACCGGCTCGATCCCGAGCGCCGTGACCCGGTCCAGCCCCGGCGCCCGGCCGTCGCGATAGGCGTGGACCACGATCTCGGCGCCACACCTCAGCGCCCGGTCGGTCACCGAGTCCATGTCGCCGACGATGATGTCCGGGGTGTAGCCCCCTTCGAGAATCGCGTCCGCGCCGCCGTCCACCCCGATCAGAACCGGCCGGTTCTCCCGGATGTAGGGCCGCAGCGTGGCCAGGTCCTCCTTGTAGTGATACCCCCGGACGACGATGAGCACCGCCCGCCCGTCCAGCGGGGTGCGGATCTCGGGCACGCCGATGCCGTCCAGCAGCAAGCCCCGTTCGCGCTGCAGGTAGTCCATGGTGTTGGCCACGAACGACTCCAACTGGACGGCGAGCCCGGCCCGGGCCTCCTCCATCAGGGCAGCGATGGTGTCCTCGTCGTGCACCAGGCCCTTGGCCACGACCTGCTCGTCCCGGTGGAGGATCCCGTCGAAGACCCGCACCTGATCGCCCTCGTGCACGACCTCGAACAGGTCCTCGCCGACCGAGTCGATCAGCGGGATCCCGGCCGCCAGCAACGTGGCCGGCCCGATGTTGGGGTAACGCCCCGAGATGCTGGCCGAGGCGTTGATCACCGCTGCCGGACGGCAGGCGACCAGGGCATCGGCCGAGACCTTGTCCAGATCCATGTGGTCGATCACGGCGATCTCGCCGGGGCGCAGCCGCTTGGTGAGGTTCTTGGTGCGTCGATCCACCCGCACCCGACCAGTGACCCCCGGGCCGCTCTGCGTCCCCGAGGACCTGCCTGCCAGGAGCCTCCTCACCCCACGATCGTGCCACGTTCTGCTCGCCGGTCGGACCGGAGGGTGTGCTCCGGTGTGTGCTCGGCCCGCGCCGTGGCCAGCAATTCCTCCGCATGGGCGCGGGCGCTGCCCGAGTCGGCCATGCCTCCGAGCATCCGGGCCAGCTCACGAACCCGTCCCGCTTCGTCCAGCAGCGTGACGCCGCTCTCGGTGACCTCACCGGTCACGGCCTTGGTCACCACGAGGTGACGGTCGGCGAAAGCTGCCACCTGAGGCAGGTGGGTGACCACCAGGACCTGGGCGCTGCGCGCCAATCGCCCCAGGCGCCGGCCGATGCCGAGCGCAGCCTGCCCCCCGACCCCCGCGTCCACCTCGTCGAAGACGAAGGTGGGCACCGGGTCAACCCCACCGAGCACCACCTCGAGCCCCAGCATCACCCGCGAGAGCTCACCGCCCGAGGCGCCCTTGGCCAACGGGCGAGCAGGAGCCCCCGGATGGGGCAACAACAACAGTTCG
Proteins encoded in this region:
- a CDS encoding glycosyltransferase, whose protein sequence is MTTRRLFVGLAASAALISVLTVLSRLTGFARTLVFSSTVGAACVGGTYNTANLVPTVLFEVAAGGALSATVIPLLAPLLPDRPAQAERLAGAVLTWTVTLLVPLTAVLALLARPMAEVLVSGGLCEGQREQTAAMLVVFAPQVLLYGVGAVLAGVLQARGRFAWPAFAPVLSSVVVIAAYVVYDVMVGDAPASRTDAALSDGAFAVLTWGTTAGVAAMTLPLLIPVYRSGFRLRPTWTFPSGTARRTAALAGAGVLAVLAQQGFQLAAVVLANHGGNSGTVVTFGFAQAVTVLPYAVLVAPLITALFPRLARAAEGSTGQGSIERRSEQGRAASPGAAFTDLSARSIRLVLIAGAGAAALLAASAPAMAALFTRLDKGRVTSMSEAVLVGAPGLVALALVMFIGRTLYAVGAPRAAAVGTSTGWLAAVVLAAAGLLITSPDGAVIALTGGQSLGTAVGAAVLLGVLRRRASVAATAGLARAGLVLVPAATLAGGLGWALARWLVGVWDGGPLGAVLAAVVATSVAGLLYAVAALLVATDLLGVPPAGPGSRNAAALGDDAVVPAGSIVQLLGISAGGIGRHVLALATGLSGAGRSVVVIGPSETLDAFGYAATGLETRELAVGERPDPVRDLDGIRRLTALTRGAAVIHAHGIRAGALAVLAARGVPVVVTVHNAPPAAGFAGLIYRLLERLVARRAAVVLAVSGDLVARLRGLGARRVDRALVPSPLHPVPSAERAEVAARLRLELGVGPDERLALTVGRLAPQKGLGVLLEAAAWLRELPVRWVVVGDGPLHDELAAQITARTLPVSLLGVRDDVPALLVAADIVVVPSLWEGQPLIVQEALAAGAAIVATDAGGTAEVLGEAALLVRPGDAEQLAGAVRIAVTDPERARDLRERARERAVTLPTQDDALAQAMRVYHRLITDSLESRGAAHI
- a CDS encoding copper transporter, whose protein sequence is MIDFRYHVVSLVSVFIALAVGIVLGAGPLRGQIADQLSARVDQLAEEKRQLRSDKDIAEAGVKNRDAFATQVTPLLVTGRLSGRHVVLVSLPGAQNELVDPLTTALKAAGAEVTGRVEIKTTWSAPDRSQARATVVREWSKVLTAPAQQATRSSGSGTPRPSAGAKNATPSRGGTDIRADLQDLLARCLVTANPLETGDPDPVGGQVLNAFSQQGLVAVREKVTGRADLAVVLAPPVATDPVAPSPSPSGADPVRDWVDLSLTLDRAGGGVVLFGPASSALDGGALAVLRAQKQDTRQVSTVDTAGSPMGDVTTIHALSEQGRGDGNAYGFGRGAAAVMPAVSVAEQVAS